The stretch of DNA TTTGATGTTCAGATCACCTACCAGGCTTGACAACTTCACCGGGCTTTGATTTGATTAGCAGCTGCCTGTTATCCAAGTGGGTCAGAACAAACTGGAAGCCGCAGAGAGATTCAGTCAGGGTCAGAGTGTGCTCATAAAAGAGGTCATCGCCCTTTCTCTTGAACTTGGGATGCTCCTTCTGCTGGAGGACAAAGATGATGTCTCCGGTGACAGTATCCGGCTGCACAGAAGATACACAAAATAGTTGAGACCCACCTTAATGTTGGGATCACACAACTTCAGAACCAAAGACCAAAAGACAAGTGGAGACATACTGCCTCATCAGCTTCACCAGGGAATGTAATCTTCTGGCCATTCTGCATACCCTTCTCGACCACCACCTCAAGAACCTTCTTCTCCTGAACCACcttctcacccttgcattgtgGGCATCTGTCCTTATCGCTGATAGTCTCCCCAGTACCCTTGCACTCATTGCAAGGATGCTGCATTTGCTGAATCATTCCTGGTCCCAGCTGCCGGATTTGGACCTTATACCCAGAGCCTTGGCAACCAGCACACCTTGATGAAGCTCCAGACTTTGAGCCCTTGCTGTACAATGAATGCACCACAGCATGAGAAGCTGGAACAGCATGAACTAGAAGCATGGTTGGCAGAAAAGATGAGCCAATCAACATACCCATTGCACTTGGAGCAGAGTACATTGCGCGACAGTGAGAGCTTCTTCGAGGTGCCATTGTACAATTCCTCCAGAGAAACCTTCAGAGGGTGAACAACATCTTCACCCCTACGCTGCCTCCTGCCCCTACTGCTACCACCACCTTCGCAGCACCAGAACATAGAACGTGAGACCCTAGGTATGTAAACTAGCAATGGCAAAGAGATTGTATTTACTGCTTCCCACACAACATACCTCCAAAGGGGCTTCCACCACCAAAGAAGGATTGGAAGATATCAAATGGGTCATGCatccctcctccacctcccattCCCTCCTTGAGGGCATCCTCACCATACTGATCATAAATCTCGCGCTTTTCAGGATCACTGAGGACCTCATAAGCCTGAGCTAGCTCCTTGAACTGAAATCGAAAGAACCAATCTTAGTTTGTCATCTCAATCAGAAATCAACATCTACATTCATACAGCCTTACAACAAAGGAACAGTAAATTGCAGCCTTCATATAAAGAGGCAGAATGACCTATACATCAACATTAATTCTATCGAACACAATAGCAATTCACCATTATGGCAACCCTCTGTGAACTACCTCGTGGCTCAAGACTAAATGATAGCATAACATGGAAAATGAAATACCAACAGAAGATATCAGACAGTATTGCAGTACTATTGTTTGATCAGCATAAATCATACATGAACTATTGATATTTTATTTTCAGAATTAGAGCATTCATCTAGTAATAATTCAGGATTCAAATCAGCACAGCACACAACAGCATTCAGGACCAGGGGCATTCAATCAGGCATGCACCCTTTGTTTCTCAGATAGGTTGCACCAATTTCACAATCCATAAAAAGCTCAGTTGTTCAGTCCAGGATACTAACAAACCAACCATCAATTATACATCACAGCACATGATCAGGTCTATAAACACTAATAAAATGATCATCTCGTTATCATAGAATTAAGCTATAGCTGTGTCACTCCACGGGACTAGAGTACCAAGCAAGGCGGGAGGCATAATCAACAACCACCTGATGAATCAAAATCACATAGAGTAACTATTTTCAGGATCACATGAACAACTTTAGATGCGTCTAGGTAGCAGGTAATTATCCTAACAATTCAGAGCCGCATCTACTTCCCCATCTGAATCCCTCCACCGCTGAAAACGCATCCGCCATCCCAACCCTTAAACCCATCGAGTCCCAGGCCGCGTCAGATCCACGGCGCCGCCTCAAATCGACCTAGCCACACCGTCCCGAGCCCGCCAATCAAACGAACCTGCCGCCTACTCCCCCGCCGCAGACAGATCGGAGCCAAGCGAGGAGGCCAGACCCAGGCCGCGCGCGCTCACCTTCTCAGGGTCCCCGCCCTTGTCGGGGTGGTTCTTGATGGCGGCCTTGCGgtaggccttcttgaggtcatccTGGGACGCGTCCTTGGGCACGCCGAGGATCTCGTAGTACCGCGTGTTGTCGCTCTTCTTCGGCGCGCGCCCGAACATCTCGTCGCCGcgcgcttcttcctcctccgaaaCCCTAGCTGTTCGATCCGGCCGGGGGCGAGCTCGCGGGTCGGGAGCAGTTTgtgaggagggagagggggga from Panicum virgatum strain AP13 chromosome 9K, P.virgatum_v5, whole genome shotgun sequence encodes:
- the LOC120649518 gene encoding dnaJ protein homolog, whose amino-acid sequence is MFGRAPKKSDNTRYYEILGVPKDASQDDLKKAYRKAAIKNHPDKGGDPEKFKELAQAYEVLSDPEKREIYDQYGEDALKEGMGGGGGMHDPFDIFQSFFGGGSPFGGGGSSRGRRQRRGEDVVHPLKVSLEELYNGTSKKLSLSRNVLCSKCNGKGSKSGASSRCAGCQGSGYKVQIRQLGPGMIQQMQHPCNECKGTGETISDKDRCPQCKGEKVVQEKKVLEVVVEKGMQNGQKITFPGEADEAPDTVTGDIIFVLQQKEHPKFKRKGDDLFYEHTLTLTESLCGFQFVLTHLDNRQLLIKSKPGEVVKPDSFKAINDEGMPMYQRPFMKGKLYIHFSVEFPDSLNPEQCKALEAVLPAKPASQYTDMELDECEETMPYDVNIEEELRRRQQQHQEAYDEDEDMPGGAQRVQCAQQ